The Amaranthus tricolor cultivar Red isolate AtriRed21 chromosome 6, ASM2621246v1, whole genome shotgun sequence genome has a segment encoding these proteins:
- the LOC130815535 gene encoding uncharacterized protein LOC130815535 produces MDVQLGRKPMNVQLNWIPARSELENENLLSASGITVTKENLKAKNPDLMKKFSVMRFAHEANQRAAEKPLPLPPKDSVTADKGLDEVPSEGDSLRLLEERKRVHIPDESKRLIPPKKKEAEEKKEKEEKKERKRKRDSSSNEESATKRASVDTIKTAVPIRIRSVEGEISTRKDRSVPVSGKGKEKVGESTAAPESRVEEVYRRREVLPFLHDTLFTELGHKGMITRFNRASSKLISKMDVDHLESLPSSDRTFLRLSFELNLRSQSAADKETLAALASRCDEQNEEQRKLRKDLGELSGLKEKLSKCAELKERLVRTEQWRERAKKQLE; encoded by the exons ATGGACGTGCAATTGGGAAGAAAACCCATGAACGTTCAACTTAATTGGATACCTGCTCGTtctgagttggagaatgagaatCTCCTCTCAGCATCCGGAATCA CGGTTACTAAGGAGAATCTGAAGGCTAAAAACCCGGAcctgatgaagaaattcagcgttaTGAGATTCGCTCATGAGGCCAACCAGAGGGCCGCGGAAAAGCCCTTGCCTCTTCCTCCCAAG GATTCGGTGACGGCCGACAAGGGGCTGGATGAGGTGCCCAGCGAAGGAGATTCTTTGAGGCTTCTTGAGGAGAGGAAGAGGGTTCATATCCCCGATGAATCTAAGAGGTTGATTCCTCCAAAAAAGAAGGAAGCGGaagagaagaaggagaaggaagagaagaaagagaggaagaggaagagagatTCTTCTTCCAACGAAGAGAGTGCCACGAAGAGAGCTTCCGTGGACACTATCAAGACCGCTGTGCCTATTCGGATTAGGTCAGTTGAGGGGGAGATATCTACCCGTAAGGATAGATCGGTGCCTGTCTCCGGCAAGGGTAAGGAGAAGGTCGGAGAATCGACTGCGGCCCCTGAGTCGCGCGTTGAGGAGGTGTATCGTCGCCGGGAGGTCTTACCCTTCCTACACGACACCCTCTTCACTGAGCTGGGTCACAAGGGTATGATTACTCGCTTCAATAGGGCGTCATCTAAGTTAATCAGCAAGATGGATGTCGACCATCTTGAGTCCTTGCCCTCCAGCGATAGG ACTTTCTTGAGGTTATCTTTTGAGCTGAATTTGAGAAGTCAGAGTGCCGCGGATAAGGAGACCTTGGCGGCCTTAGCCTCCCGTTGCGACGAGCAGAACGAGGAGCAGAGGAAGCTTAGGAAAGATCTTGGTGAGCTCTCGGGCTTAAAGGAAAAACTTTCCAAGTGCGCTGAATTGAAGGAGCGCTTGGTTAGAACTGAACAATGGCGAGAGAGGGCCAAGAAGCAGCTGGAGTAG